The Vespula vulgaris chromosome 4, iyVesVulg1.1, whole genome shotgun sequence genome has a segment encoding these proteins:
- the LOC127063404 gene encoding protein RER1 produces the protein MMQDEDLGGPARRNVFIQTISRMSQIHQRYLDLWTPHVVSRWMFALFLVVIFVLRIFLSQGWYIVTYALGIYHLNLFIAFLTPKIDPAMDLDDIEGPELPTRANEEFRPFIRRLPEFKFWYSVIKSTIFAMICTFFDFFNIPVFWPILVMYFITLFCITMKRQIKHMIKYRYLPFTHGKPKYQNHEDTSRLIPSN, from the exons ATGATGCAAGATGAGGATCTCGGTGGTCCAGCCAGACGGAATGTTTTTATCCAAACAATATCAAGAATGTCACAG ATTCATCAACGATACTTAGACTTGTGGACTCCACATGTTGTATCAAGATGGATGTTTGCTTTATTTCTAGTAGTCATTTTTGTTCTACGTATATTCCTTTCtcag GGATGGTATATTGTAACATATGCATTAGGAATTTATCATTTGAATTTATTCATAGCATTCCTTACACCGAAGATCGATCCTGCAATGGATTTGGATG atattgaaGGTCCAGAGTTACCTACAAGAGCCAACGAAGAATTTAGGCCATTTATAAGAAGATTGCCTGAATTTAAATTTTGGTACTCTGTGATAAAATCTACAATCTTTGCTATGATATGcactttttttgatttctttaatatacCAGTATTTTGGCCAATATTAGTTATGTATTTCATAACATTATTCTGTATTACAATGAAGCGTCAAATTAAG CATATGATCAAGTACAGATATTTACCTTTCACTCATGGAAAACCAAAGTATCAAAATCATGAGGATACTTCAAGGTTAATACCATCAAACTGA
- the LOC127063402 gene encoding serine/arginine-rich splicing factor 1B, translating into MSHGGRNECRIYVGNLPPDIRTKDIQDLFYKFGKVTFVDLKNRRGPPFAFVEFDDPRDAEDAVHARDGYDYDGYRLRVEFPRGGGPSNNFRGGRGAGDTGRGGRGEMSNSRGRGPPARRSQYRVLVTGLPPSGSWQDLKDHMREAGDVCFADVYKDGTGVVEFLRYEDMKYAVKKLDDSRFRSHEGEVAYIRVKEDHNSGDRGRSEDRERGRSRSRSYSPRRRGSPTYSPLRRNYSRSRSHSKSRSYD; encoded by the exons ATGTCTCACGGAGGTAGAAATGAGTGTAGAATTTATGTGGGCAATTTGCCACCGGatataagaacaaaagatattcaagatcttttttataagtttGGTAAAGTTACATTTGTTGACTTGAAAAATCGCAGAGGTCCACCATTTGCTTTTGTTGAATTTGACGATCCAAG AGATGCGGAAGATGCCGTACATGCCAGAGATGGCTACGATTACGATGGTTACAGATTGAGAGTTGAATTTCCAAGAGGTGGTGGACCTAGTAATAATTTTCGTGGAGGTCGTGGAGCAGGGGACACTGGTAGAGGTGGCCGTGGTGAAATGAGTAATTCTCGTGGACGTGGTCCTCCAGCTAGACGATCTCAGTATAGAGTTCTTGTTACCGGTTTACCACCATCTGGAAGTTGGCAGGATCTAAAAGATCATATGCGAGAAGCTGGTGATGTGTGCTTCGCGGATGTTTATAAGGATGGTACTGGTGTTGttgaatttttacgatatGAGGATATGAAGTATGCTGTAAAGAAATTGGACGATTCAAGATTTAGGTCTCATGAG GGAGAGGTAGCGTACATACGTGTAAAAGAAGATCACAACAGTGGTGACAGAGGACGTAGTGAGGATAGAGAAAGGGGTAGAAGTCGTTCGCGCAGCTACAGTCCACGACGTCGTGGATCTCCAACATATTCACCGTTACGGCGTAATTACTCGCGCTCAAGATCCCACTCCAAATCTCGATCGTACGACTag
- the LOC127063399 gene encoding nicalin, which yields MWLEECDSFAELCRGYLPYYLLIVLPIFIIISPVNPVTASHEFPVYRMHQHDLHGIPHGCRSASISLEARSITGWSTSRHCVITKALDLTPSMFQSIKIKAGALVIILPEKLNELTLDEKEHIMNLEKAMLSDTETPIAVYFATWHPDLQTILDDITDGSMTDEKSHSAAEAIFNSISASGYQVVVASGQPMVRNDAKIAILHGKLTGTGAEEKLPTIAIVTHYDSASVAPELSFGADSNASGVAMLLELARLFSALYSTGRSRPHYNLVFIATGAGKLNYQGSKKWLEDQLDGLEGSVIQDAAYVICLDTVSATNNLYVHVSKPPKENSSGGMFYKELKSVADSLNTVHVEGVHKKINLAEETLAWEHERFSIRRLPAATLSTLKSHEDPARNTILDIMKEGQTDRLYKHTQVIAEALARHIYNLSSNHIFAESLEVSKESLSLWFTYLASQPRAAPLLVDKNNILIATLKESMSRYLGDVKITLHGPDKQDPEFIFYDVTKAVLNVYSVKPAVFDLFLTVAIVMYLGLLYVIVHNFPRAYFLAIRLSTKGKSS from the exons ATGTGGTTAGAAGAATGTGATAGTTTCGCTGAATTATGTCGAGGCTATTTaccatattatttattaatagtcttgccaatttttattattatctctccgGTTAATCCTGTGACAGCATCACACGAATTTCCAGTTTATCGCATGCATCAACATGATTTACACGGAATACCGCATG gcTGCAGGAGTGCTTCGATTTCTTTGGAAGCAAGATCGATTACCGGATGGAGTACTTCTAGGCATTGTGTTATTACTAAAGCGTTAGATCTTACACCCAGCATGTTTCAATCTATTAAGATCAAAGCTGGAGCTTTAGTAATCATTTTACCTGAGAAATTAAATGAGTTAACAttggatgaaaaagaa CATATTATGAATTTAGAAAAAGCTATGTTGTCTGATACAGAAACTCCAATCGCTGTTTACTTCGCAACCTGGCATCCAGATCTTCAAACGATTTTAGATGATATTACAGATGGATCTATGACAGATGAAAAATCTCATTCTGCAGCAGAAgctatatttaattcaatttctgCTAGTGGTTATCAAGTAGTTGTTGCATCCGGTCAACCTATGGTTAGAAATGATGCGAAAATAGCTATATTACATGGAAAATTAACAGGAACTGGAGCAGAAGAAAAGTTACCTACTATAGCTATAGTTACACATTATGATAGCGCGAGCGTAGCACCT GAATTATCTTTTGGAGCAGACAGTAATGCATCTGGAGTGGCGATGTTATTAGAATTGGCTAGATTGTTCTCTGCGTTGTACTCCACTGGACGGTCAAGACCCCACTACAATCTTGTTTTCATTGCTACTGGAGcaggaaaattaaattatcaagGTAGTAAAAAATGGTTGGAAGATCAATTGGATGGACTAGAAGGATCTGTTATTCAA GATGCAGCCTATGTTATATGTCTTGACACAGTTTCTGCAACAAATAATCTCTATGTGCATGTCTCGAAACCACCAAAAGAAAATTCCTCTGGAGGaatgttttataaagaattaaaatcagTAGCAGATTCTTTGAATACAGTACATGTTGAAGGCgtacataagaaaataaatcttgCAGAAGAAACATTAGCTTGGGAACACGAAAGATTTAGCATTAGAAGATTGCCAGCAGCAACACTGTCCACATTGAAAAGCCATGAAGATCCTGCCAGAAATACAATTTTGGATATAATGAAAGAAGGACAAACCGATAGATTGTATAAACACACTCAAGTGATTGCAGAGGCATTAGCAAGGCACATTTACAATCTAAGCTCTAATCATATATTTGCGGAATCTTTG GAGGTATCTAAAGAATCATTGTCTTTGTGGTTTACGTACTTGGCATCTCAACCAAGAGCTGCTCCATTATtagttgataaaaataatatattaattgctacATTGAAAGAATCTATGTCACGATATCTCGGAGATGTTAAAATCACACTTCATGGTCCTGATAAGCAGGATCCagagtttatattttatgatgtTACTAAAGCAGTGCTAAATGTATACAG TGTAAAACCAGCTGTTTTTGATCTTTTCCTTACTGTTGCCATTGTCATGTATCTAGGATTGTTATATGTGATTGTACACAACTTTCCACGTGCTTATTTCCTAGCAATCAGACTTTCTACAAAAGGCAAGTCATCTTAA
- the LOC127063403 gene encoding replication protein A 32 kDa subunit-like: protein MSEVGGFLNESISYIDENEKKTNRSKRINNIVPLMICHIINLKDQSDELSLWGLPVSIITIVGIVRHVERTTTKITYDIEDETGTVTALSWLDADKQSVNPSLLEGNIYVRVHGTIRYYNDKQHILAISIVPIEDLSELTNHLLEVTYITLKAQEVTGVDIKVSNDERNVESNTCNNMDPNQSAIFNIILAGSDTDCGIEKAVIKKCAPAHLKSQIDTILEFLINEGHIYTTLTNDHFKTT, encoded by the exons atgtcAGAAGTTGGTggttttttaaatgaaagtatatcttatatcgacgaaaatgaaaaaaaaacaaatcgctcaaaaagaataaataatattgtgcCACTGATGATAtgtcatataattaatttgaaagatCAGTCAGACGAATTATCACTGTGGGGTTTACCTGTATCTATTATTACAATTGTGGGTATAGTACGTCATGTTGAACGAACTACGACAAAAATTACTTATGATATTGAAGATGAAACAG gcACTGTGACAGCATTAAGCTGGTTAGACGCTGATAAACAGTCGGTTAATCCATCTTTATTAGAAGGCAATATCTATGTTCGTGTACATGGCACAATTCGctattataatgataaacaACATATTTTGGCTATCAGTATTGTGCCTATAGAAGATTTAAGTGAATTAACTAATCACTTACTTGaagttacatatattacattaaaagcTCAAGAAGTGACAGGAGTAGATATAAAAGTATCAAATGATGAAAGAAATGTTGAAAGTAATACATGCAACAATATGGATCCAAATCAATctgcaatttttaatattattctggCTGGAAGTGATACCGACTGTGGCATCGAAAAAGCAGTGATTAAAAAATGTGCACCAGCTCACTTAAAATCACAGATAGATACAATATTAGAGTTTCTTATTAATGAAGGACACATCTATACTACACTTACAAATGATCACTTTAAAACCACATAA